The following are encoded together in the Myxococcales bacterium genome:
- a CDS encoding DUF4388 domain-containing protein, with amino-acid sequence MWTPTWVGERLRAEGLITAAQLSATVQAMQLYNERMEEALLRIGAIDEDRLLRFAAERCRTQFVSTAKLSRLQVTEQALRLLPERTADKLLAFPVRYEPETDTLSIVSPDAGNPEYKKELSIAIRVREVKPYIARPAAVKAAIAKWYRGETNPFGTLLAESYMLGNAFEEAPPPQRVTETRPGGIGHPEPARETTPRPEYFVTPVPAAAAPVRDPFPRDVPPPPPMLELGAPQAPESFRVSDRRTGQAPASAHPTSPQHPRAPEPVVKYPPQPREPPPVSHHYVPVPDGPPARETTREPPAVPHPTGRSTSQAPPSRFSPSGFPAPMSEPRDRRLRDLAELLNVLVTLNENTRDEFRGHSASVARLSKMMMERMGLDEAVQTHAVIAANLHDLGKPVSYHLTPLNVAQYDTHRRAALKLVYTPQRLVDSVGFPIEATSAVSSMYERFDGTGFPGRTSGKSIPLGARVLALCDSYSDLTLNPRNLYRKELSHEESHKVLDEHAGTLFDPDLVELLSQLVVGEDLRRRLSDDNPLVLIVEPDAEEATILELRLVAQGFDVKVTRSADQALKFAETGNVRHVLSEVELQPFDGFDLLARLRRAEATKNVPFLFVAKNSDAAAVDRAFSLGAQDYVVKPTTGDVLAGKLRRLQAAPRKNSSDSVAAGVAGSLKDLALPDLMQILHHGRKSGKVSVKSSGREGQLHFHEGRMVHATLDQLAGEEAVYEMLTFSEGSFALDPAFMPTESTIRASPEMVILEGLRRLDEKNRDA; translated from the coding sequence ATGTGGACGCCCACCTGGGTTGGAGAACGCTTGCGAGCCGAAGGCCTGATCACGGCCGCGCAGCTCTCCGCCACAGTGCAGGCGATGCAGCTCTACAACGAGCGCATGGAAGAAGCGCTGCTCCGCATCGGCGCAATCGACGAAGACCGCCTGCTGCGCTTCGCCGCGGAGCGCTGCCGCACGCAGTTCGTTTCAACGGCGAAGCTGTCGCGCCTCCAGGTCACGGAGCAGGCGCTGCGGCTCTTGCCGGAGCGCACCGCCGATAAATTGCTCGCGTTTCCGGTTCGCTACGAGCCCGAGACCGACACGCTGAGCATCGTGTCGCCGGACGCCGGCAATCCCGAATACAAGAAGGAGCTCTCGATCGCCATCCGGGTTCGAGAAGTGAAACCCTACATCGCGCGTCCAGCGGCGGTGAAGGCCGCGATAGCAAAGTGGTATCGCGGCGAGACCAATCCGTTCGGAACGCTCCTGGCCGAGTCCTACATGCTCGGCAACGCTTTCGAAGAAGCGCCCCCGCCGCAGCGTGTGACCGAGACGCGGCCAGGCGGCATCGGGCACCCTGAGCCGGCGCGCGAAACGACGCCCCGACCGGAGTACTTCGTGACGCCGGTGCCGGCTGCTGCCGCGCCGGTGCGAGACCCGTTTCCGCGGGACGTCCCGCCGCCGCCCCCGATGCTGGAGCTCGGCGCGCCCCAGGCGCCGGAGTCCTTTCGTGTGTCGGACCGGCGTACCGGCCAAGCGCCTGCTTCCGCACACCCGACGAGTCCGCAACACCCTCGAGCGCCGGAACCGGTGGTGAAGTACCCGCCGCAACCCCGGGAGCCCCCGCCTGTCTCGCACCACTACGTGCCGGTTCCCGACGGACCGCCAGCGAGAGAGACCACCCGCGAACCGCCGGCGGTACCTCACCCGACGGGCAGGTCGACGAGCCAGGCGCCGCCCTCCCGCTTCTCTCCGTCGGGATTCCCCGCGCCGATGTCCGAACCGCGAGACCGACGTCTCCGCGACCTGGCCGAGCTTCTCAACGTCCTGGTCACGTTGAACGAGAACACCCGGGACGAGTTTCGAGGGCACTCGGCGTCGGTGGCGCGGCTGTCGAAGATGATGATGGAGCGCATGGGCCTCGACGAGGCCGTCCAGACCCACGCCGTGATCGCCGCGAACCTCCACGACCTGGGCAAACCCGTCTCGTACCACCTGACCCCGCTCAACGTCGCGCAGTACGACACGCACCGGCGGGCCGCGCTCAAGCTGGTGTACACACCGCAGCGCTTGGTCGACAGCGTGGGATTCCCGATCGAGGCCACCTCCGCCGTGAGCTCGATGTACGAGCGCTTCGACGGCACGGGTTTTCCCGGGCGCACGTCGGGCAAGTCCATTCCTCTCGGCGCCCGAGTGCTCGCGCTGTGTGACTCGTACTCGGACCTGACGCTGAACCCACGCAACCTGTACCGCAAAGAGCTGTCTCACGAGGAGTCCCACAAGGTCCTCGACGAACACGCCGGCACCTTGTTCGACCCCGACTTGGTCGAGTTGCTCTCGCAGCTCGTCGTGGGTGAAGACCTGAGGCGACGCCTCAGCGACGACAACCCACTGGTCTTGATCGTCGAACCGGACGCGGAAGAGGCCACGATTCTCGAGCTCAGGCTGGTCGCGCAGGGCTTCGACGTGAAGGTCACGCGCTCGGCCGATCAGGCGCTGAAGTTCGCCGAGACGGGCAACGTCCGCCACGTGCTGTCCGAGGTCGAGCTCCAGCCGTTCGACGGCTTCGATCTATTGGCGCGGCTGCGTCGGGCGGAAGCCACCAAGAACGTGCCCTTCCTGTTCGTCGCCAAGAACTCCGACGCCGCGGCGGTCGATCGCGCGTTCAGCCTGGGCGCCCAGGACTACGTGGTGAAACCCACGACCGGCGACGTGCTGGCCGGAAAACTGCGGCGCCTCCAGGCCGCGCCGCGCAAGAACAGCTCGGACAGCGTGGCCGCCGGCGTGGCGGGTTCCCTCAAAGATCTCGCGCTCCCCGATCTGATGCAGATCCTCCATCACGGACGCAAGAGCGGCAAGGTCAGCGTGAAGTCGTCGGGGCGCGAAGGTCAGCTCCACTTTCACGAGGGACGCATGGTGCACGCCACGCTCGACCAACTGGCGGGGGAGGAGGCCGTGTACGAGATGCTCACGTTCTCCGAAGGCAGCTTCGCGCTCGACCCGGCGTTCATGCCGACGGAAAGTACGATCAGGGCCAGCCCCGAGATGGTGATCCTCGAGGGGCTGCGACGCCTGGACGAAAAGAACCGCGACGCCTGA
- a CDS encoding serine/threonine protein kinase gives MPRRADLSPESEDSDTWVPAPGTVIAGRYQVEGLLGSGGMAAVVSAIQAELGRRVAIKLLPPRAARSALGVERFLREARAASAIDSDHVVKVFEVGRADSGLPFLVMEFVVGAPLATMINHRGALPLQEGLDYLLQAMVAVAHCHAIGIVHRDLKPENIMVLENPGQRGHVKVLDFGISKAEWLEQEHTPSLTGTSDVFGTPTHMSPEQVRSSKSVDHRTDIWSLGVVLYEIVTGKPPFMAESLPALAAMIVSDEPVAPSILRPDVPPEIERVIVRCLAKRAENRPQTVQDLALELAPFAAPASRAHIDRILAIASARSRVTAPGSSAVSGPYAAVRSTASAWGTTQQKRFATRRGLVVGAGVGLVLFAAVATALIVVARLRPTPVAPESAIELDPAVGVPAESPTRPAARAPEPVPSITPRASVAPPAPSSSAPQPERPSPKTAPRTSPNPLSDRY, from the coding sequence ATGCCTCGGCGCGCCGACCTCTCACCCGAATCGGAGGACTCCGATACCTGGGTTCCCGCGCCGGGCACGGTGATCGCCGGCCGCTACCAGGTCGAGGGGCTGCTCGGGAGCGGCGGCATGGCCGCCGTCGTCAGCGCAATCCAGGCGGAGCTCGGGCGCCGAGTCGCAATCAAGCTGCTGCCCCCGCGGGCCGCCAGGAGCGCACTCGGGGTGGAGCGATTCCTGCGTGAGGCGCGGGCCGCGAGCGCCATCGACAGCGATCACGTGGTCAAGGTGTTCGAGGTTGGCCGCGCCGACAGCGGGCTGCCTTTCCTGGTGATGGAGTTCGTGGTCGGGGCACCGCTCGCAACGATGATCAATCACCGCGGCGCGCTGCCCCTGCAAGAGGGACTGGACTACCTGCTGCAGGCGATGGTTGCTGTCGCGCACTGCCACGCCATTGGCATCGTGCATCGGGATCTGAAACCCGAGAACATCATGGTGCTGGAGAACCCCGGGCAGCGGGGGCACGTGAAGGTGCTCGACTTCGGAATTTCGAAGGCGGAGTGGCTGGAACAGGAGCACACACCCAGCCTGACCGGCACGAGCGACGTATTCGGCACACCGACACACATGTCGCCCGAGCAGGTGCGCAGCTCGAAGAGTGTGGATCACCGCACCGACATCTGGTCGCTGGGTGTCGTGCTCTACGAGATCGTGACCGGCAAGCCGCCGTTCATGGCGGAGTCGCTGCCGGCGCTGGCAGCAATGATCGTCAGCGACGAACCGGTGGCGCCCTCGATCTTGCGCCCGGACGTACCGCCGGAGATCGAACGCGTGATCGTGCGCTGCCTGGCCAAGCGCGCCGAGAACCGCCCTCAGACGGTGCAAGACCTGGCTCTGGAGCTGGCGCCGTTCGCGGCCCCGGCGTCGCGCGCCCACATCGATCGAATCCTTGCCATCGCGAGCGCAAGATCCCGGGTGACTGCGCCGGGCAGCTCGGCGGTCTCGGGGCCATACGCCGCCGTGCGCAGCACGGCCAGCGCTTGGGGCACGACGCAGCAGAAGCGTTTTGCAACTCGCCGCGGCCTCGTGGTCGGCGCGGGCGTTGGACTGGTTCTGTTCGCGGCGGTTGCCACCGCGCTGATCGTCGTCGCGCGCCTGCGCCCGACTCCCGTCGCGCCCGAGTCTGCCATCGAGCTCGATCCGGCCGTCGGAGTGCCTGCGGAGTCTCCGACGAGGCCCGCTGCGCGTGCGCCGGAGCCAGTCCCGAGCATCACTCCGCGGGCGAGCGTTGCGCCTCCCGCCCCGAGTAGCTCGGCGCCCCAGCCCGAGCGCCCCAGTCCGAAGACCGCTCCGCGCACGAGCCCGAACCCGCTCTCCGATCGGTACTGA
- a CDS encoding glycogen/starch/alpha-glucan phosphorylase → MSQKPRLPRDSDELALDRDALQRSFVNHVRHTQGKDPSVATHLDHFIAAARVARDRMADRWTRTSLSYAHEQPKRVYYLSMEYLLGRLLEDGLLNLGCHAQMDEALREAGVTLGELAEQEQDAGLGNGGLGRLAACFLDSMATLGIPGIGYGIRYEYGIFLQDIVKGEQFERPDPWLRYGNPWEFERPERRYAVHLGGRVIQYTGSRGRRVHEWVDTHQVLAVAYDTPVPGYQNGVVNTLRLWSAKATRAFDISYFNQGDYIKAVEDKAATETISRVLYPNDSQLAGKELRLKQEYFMVSATLQDAVARHLTRHEDLTDLHRYAVFQLNDTHPALAVAELMRLMVDRHGMAWGEAWEITRQCFAYTNHTILPEALERWPVWLLERLLPRHLQIIYELNQSLLEQVRKRFPGDDARVARMSLIEEGGEKQVRMAHLAIVGSHKVNGVSALHSRLIREDLFRDFAELYPGKFINQTNGVTPRRWVLKCNPELGRLISERIGPAWVTDLDQLERLVPLADDLEFHAEWRAIKQRNKERFARWLRRVHGLELDPTHLIDSQVKRIHEYKRQLLNVLHVVSLYLGCRNRRDVDVVPRTFVFGGKAAPGYAVAKRIVHLINAVAAKLNGDESTRHLLRVLFVPNYSVSAAEMIIPASDVSEQISTAGMEASGTGNMKFSLNGALTIGTLDGANIEIKDAVGDENIFIFGLTAEEVEARRKSYDPAPILHADPELRDALDAIANGLFSPDDPPAFRSLVDELVTRDRYFTLADFRGYARTHAVLERTYADPSAWTRRSILNVARMGHFSSDRTLKGYARDIWGVPA, encoded by the coding sequence ATGAGCCAAAAGCCCAGATTGCCCAGGGACTCGGACGAGCTCGCTCTCGATCGGGACGCGCTGCAACGTAGCTTCGTGAATCACGTCCGGCACACACAGGGCAAAGACCCCAGCGTGGCGACGCACCTCGATCACTTCATAGCGGCGGCCCGCGTGGCGCGCGATCGGATGGCTGACCGTTGGACCCGCACGTCCCTTTCCTACGCCCACGAGCAACCTAAGCGGGTCTATTACCTGTCGATGGAATATCTGCTGGGGCGGCTCCTGGAAGATGGCCTGCTGAACCTGGGGTGCCACGCGCAGATGGACGAGGCGCTTCGGGAGGCGGGCGTGACGCTGGGCGAGCTGGCCGAACAAGAGCAGGACGCCGGTCTCGGCAACGGGGGTCTGGGGCGGTTGGCCGCCTGTTTCCTGGACTCGATGGCGACGCTGGGGATCCCCGGCATTGGCTACGGCATCCGCTACGAGTACGGCATCTTCCTCCAAGACATCGTCAAGGGTGAGCAGTTCGAGCGGCCAGACCCCTGGCTCCGCTACGGCAACCCCTGGGAGTTCGAGCGCCCGGAGCGGCGCTACGCCGTGCACCTAGGTGGGCGGGTGATCCAGTACACCGGCTCCCGCGGGCGCCGCGTTCACGAGTGGGTCGACACCCACCAGGTGCTTGCGGTCGCCTACGACACGCCGGTGCCCGGTTATCAAAACGGCGTCGTGAACACGCTCCGACTCTGGTCCGCCAAAGCCACGCGCGCGTTCGACATCTCGTATTTCAATCAGGGCGACTACATCAAAGCGGTGGAGGACAAGGCTGCGACCGAGACGATCTCCCGCGTCTTGTACCCCAACGACTCGCAGCTGGCGGGCAAGGAGCTGCGGCTGAAGCAGGAGTACTTCATGGTCTCCGCCACGCTGCAGGACGCGGTGGCACGGCACCTGACGCGGCACGAAGATCTCACCGATCTTCACCGCTACGCGGTCTTTCAACTCAACGACACGCATCCTGCGCTGGCGGTGGCCGAGCTGATGCGCTTGATGGTCGATCGGCACGGCATGGCCTGGGGTGAGGCGTGGGAGATCACCCGGCAGTGTTTTGCTTACACCAACCACACCATCTTGCCCGAGGCCCTGGAGCGTTGGCCGGTCTGGCTGCTGGAGCGGCTTCTGCCACGTCACCTGCAGATCATCTACGAGCTCAACCAGAGCCTGCTGGAGCAAGTTCGCAAGCGTTTTCCGGGTGACGACGCCCGCGTCGCGCGCATGAGTTTGATCGAAGAGGGCGGGGAAAAGCAGGTGCGCATGGCGCATCTGGCCATCGTCGGTAGCCACAAAGTCAACGGCGTGTCGGCGCTCCACTCGCGCTTGATCCGCGAGGACCTGTTCCGAGATTTTGCCGAGCTGTATCCCGGCAAATTCATCAACCAGACCAACGGCGTGACGCCGCGGCGCTGGGTCCTGAAGTGCAATCCGGAGCTCGGGCGACTGATCAGCGAGCGCATCGGGCCTGCCTGGGTGACGGACCTGGATCAGCTGGAGCGCCTGGTCCCGTTGGCAGACGATCTGGAATTTCACGCCGAGTGGCGCGCGATCAAACAACGCAACAAGGAGCGATTTGCCCGCTGGCTGCGGCGGGTGCACGGCCTGGAGCTCGACCCCACGCACCTGATCGACTCTCAGGTGAAGCGCATCCACGAGTACAAACGCCAGCTGCTGAACGTGCTCCACGTCGTCTCGCTGTACCTCGGCTGTCGCAACAGACGCGACGTCGATGTCGTGCCGCGGACATTCGTCTTTGGTGGCAAGGCCGCGCCCGGCTACGCGGTGGCCAAGCGTATCGTGCATTTGATCAACGCAGTGGCAGCCAAGCTGAACGGTGACGAGAGCACACGGCATCTCTTGCGGGTGCTCTTCGTTCCGAATTATTCAGTCAGCGCCGCCGAGATGATCATCCCAGCCAGCGACGTCTCGGAGCAGATTTCCACGGCGGGCATGGAAGCCTCCGGCACCGGCAACATGAAGTTCTCGCTGAACGGCGCCCTGACCATCGGCACCCTCGACGGTGCGAACATCGAGATCAAAGACGCCGTGGGCGACGAGAACATCTTCATTTTCGGGCTCACCGCCGAGGAGGTCGAAGCCCGCCGCAAGAGCTACGATCCGGCTCCGATCCTCCACGCCGATCCCGAGCTTCGGGACGCCCTCGACGCCATCGCGAACGGGCTTTTTTCCCCGGATGATCCCCCGGCGTTCCGCAGTCTCGTCGACGAGCTCGTCACGCGCGATCGCTATTTCACCCTGGCGGACTTCCGCGGTTACGCCCGCACCCACGCGGTCCTGGAGCGGACCTACGCCGACCCCAGCGCCTGGACCCGGCGCTCGATCCTGAACGTGGCACGCATGGGTCACTTCTCCTCCGACCGGACGCTGAAGGGTTATGCTCGCGACATCTGGGGTGTGCCCGCGTAG
- a CDS encoding AAA family ATPase: protein MSDGDESTLIGRRSELAILQRALESARQGRGAVSVLSGEAGLGKSALAGEVSASAHRLGFEVLSGRAWEFADAPPLFPLGNAFRALGVENAEQDGDVSRFRLWERVLLALAGRASSRPICILLEDLHAADLQTLDLLVYLSLPVQSLAVLILVTARLDDPRLGDRASRRLTRLAKDGIDLRLVPLSAPEISDLARVHARRELSGNVLAKLTTLTGGNPFFVIECARRVAESGATAADIAGLPTTVKRVVSERIELLPEATRRVLAAAAIFGREFSARDVALVQGILAAKVVDELLPALSARLVEEIEPGRFCFRHVLVRDVLEDALPPRERADLHQRAEAALARLGEGADVALERARHALEGLTEPDDGHALGLLQRSLSLLETSAAFDRAHAMCQRADALRRSGLLPPASAEQRLHAASLALRAGQYAECRRLADELISEARAARDPSLLGRAVLTLGGELHAGVVVPALVDRLNEAISALGDRDEVLGCRLGARLAAALQPHEDPMLPVEMARSVIERARRLHDPALLCEVLFTAGSALVDFAPIEERVALWHELYALSEQNNDPVRSSRARARLAIDAVVSGNFQLFEREVESVLASSLLLGHPAIRCRALLLSSMRALAVGRFAESERHIVEVEQLAPLVDEPSISLSLALHRCFRARLMHLDEEYTRATASLDTTLRVSGAGEGFRQLLRAAHAARLEDPDGVRAALLGVASTHFDLAQDPSFWPLLAESYLCAGDRAAAARLRERLAATTEREVSGSHVVVTYEGPVLRLMALLDAVLGRVDEAESALRICLALAEQRGHRPWVAQISHDLAGVLERAGRSEAARPHFVDAASLADELGMTGLARRARRQLTTEPSGNDAADVQAPTALSLVSSQEEDGWWVVRGRTRVFVRDSRGMQLLARLVERPDEEIHVLTLASDGGAALGERLRCGSGT from the coding sequence GTGAGCGACGGCGATGAATCGACTCTGATTGGCCGCCGGTCGGAGCTCGCTATCCTCCAGCGCGCGCTCGAAAGTGCGCGGCAAGGTCGCGGCGCGGTGAGCGTGCTATCCGGCGAGGCCGGCCTGGGCAAGAGCGCGCTGGCAGGCGAAGTGAGCGCGAGCGCCCACCGGCTCGGCTTCGAGGTCCTGTCGGGGCGCGCCTGGGAGTTTGCCGACGCGCCGCCGCTATTTCCCCTCGGCAACGCGTTTCGTGCGCTCGGTGTCGAAAATGCAGAGCAAGACGGGGACGTCAGCCGGTTCAGGCTCTGGGAACGGGTGCTGCTTGCGCTCGCGGGCCGGGCTTCTTCACGCCCGATCTGCATCTTGCTCGAAGACCTGCACGCGGCCGACCTCCAGACGCTCGATCTGCTCGTCTACCTGTCGCTCCCCGTCCAGTCGTTGGCGGTGCTGATCCTGGTTACTGCCCGCCTCGACGATCCGCGGCTGGGTGACCGCGCTTCGCGACGTCTGACCCGGCTCGCCAAGGATGGCATCGATCTCAGATTGGTGCCGCTCAGCGCACCCGAGATCTCGGACCTCGCCCGGGTCCATGCCCGGCGTGAGCTGTCCGGCAACGTGCTTGCGAAGCTGACCACGCTCACGGGCGGCAATCCTTTCTTCGTGATCGAGTGTGCGCGGCGCGTGGCCGAATCCGGCGCTACTGCCGCCGACATCGCGGGCCTGCCAACCACGGTCAAACGCGTCGTCTCCGAACGAATCGAGCTGTTGCCCGAGGCGACTCGCCGCGTGCTCGCGGCCGCAGCGATCTTCGGTCGCGAGTTCAGCGCTCGCGACGTGGCGCTGGTTCAAGGCATCCTGGCGGCCAAGGTCGTGGACGAGCTCCTGCCCGCGCTCTCGGCGCGTCTGGTCGAAGAGATCGAGCCAGGGCGCTTTTGTTTTCGGCACGTGCTCGTGCGAGACGTGCTGGAGGACGCCCTGCCGCCACGGGAACGCGCCGATTTGCATCAGCGCGCCGAGGCGGCGCTGGCACGACTTGGAGAGGGTGCCGACGTGGCGCTCGAGCGTGCCCGTCACGCCCTCGAGGGACTCACGGAGCCAGATGATGGGCACGCGCTCGGTCTGTTGCAGCGGTCACTCAGCTTGCTCGAGACGAGCGCTGCGTTCGATCGGGCCCACGCCATGTGTCAGCGCGCCGACGCCCTGCGGCGGAGCGGGCTCTTGCCGCCGGCTTCAGCCGAGCAGCGCCTGCACGCGGCCTCCCTTGCGCTTCGCGCGGGCCAATACGCCGAGTGTCGACGGCTGGCGGACGAGCTGATCTCCGAGGCCCGAGCCGCGCGCGATCCCAGCTTGCTCGGGCGGGCGGTGCTGACGCTGGGCGGCGAGCTGCACGCGGGTGTGGTCGTTCCTGCCCTGGTCGACAGACTCAACGAAGCCATCAGCGCGCTCGGCGATCGCGACGAAGTGCTCGGGTGCCGGCTCGGTGCGCGACTTGCCGCTGCGCTCCAGCCCCACGAAGATCCGATGCTGCCGGTCGAGATGGCGCGCTCCGTCATCGAACGGGCCCGCCGCCTCCATGATCCTGCGCTGCTCTGCGAGGTGCTCTTTACCGCCGGCTCAGCGCTCGTGGACTTTGCGCCGATCGAGGAGCGCGTCGCGCTGTGGCATGAGCTGTACGCTTTGTCCGAACAGAACAACGACCCGGTGCGCTCGTCGCGCGCGCGGGCTCGCCTGGCGATCGACGCCGTCGTCTCGGGTAACTTCCAGCTCTTCGAGCGCGAAGTGGAGAGTGTGCTGGCTTCGTCCCTGCTCCTGGGCCACCCCGCAATTCGCTGCCGCGCCCTCCTCTTGTCGTCGATGCGGGCCTTGGCTGTGGGGCGCTTCGCCGAATCAGAACGCCACATCGTCGAGGTCGAGCAGCTCGCACCGCTGGTCGACGAACCCTCGATATCGCTCTCGTTGGCGCTGCACCGCTGCTTTCGTGCCCGATTGATGCACCTGGATGAGGAGTACACTCGCGCGACGGCGAGCCTCGACACCACACTGCGCGTGAGTGGCGCCGGTGAGGGGTTTCGGCAGTTGCTCCGCGCAGCACACGCCGCGCGCTTGGAGGACCCCGACGGCGTGCGCGCTGCGCTTTTGGGCGTTGCCTCGACGCACTTCGATCTGGCGCAAGATCCCTCCTTCTGGCCTCTGCTCGCGGAGAGCTACCTGTGCGCGGGCGATCGCGCTGCGGCCGCTCGGCTGCGTGAACGATTGGCAGCGACGACCGAGCGCGAGGTCTCGGGTAGTCACGTGGTCGTCACCTACGAAGGGCCGGTGCTGCGCTTGATGGCGCTGCTCGACGCGGTGCTCGGGCGTGTCGATGAGGCCGAGTCGGCGCTCCGTATCTGCCTAGCTCTGGCCGAACAGCGCGGGCACCGCCCATGGGTTGCACAGATCTCCCATGATCTGGCCGGTGTCCTCGAGCGCGCGGGTCGCTCCGAGGCCGCGCGTCCCCATTTCGTGGACGCGGCGTCGCTGGCCGACGAGCTCGGCATGACGGGGCTGGCCCGGCGCGCGCGCAGGCAATTGACGACGGAGCCGAGCGGGAACGACGCGGCGGACGTGCAGGCTCCCACTGCGCTGAGCCTGGTCTCGAGCCAAGAGGAGGACGGCTGGTGGGTGGTCCGAGGACGGACCCGGGTATTCGTACGCGACTCGCGCGGCATGCAGCTCCTGGCGCGTTTGGTCGAGCGCCCAGACGAGGAGATCCACGTCCTGACCCTGGCCAGCGACGGGGGCGCGGCGCTCGGGGAGAGACTCCGGTGTGGGTCGGGTACCTGA
- a CDS encoding sterol desaturase family protein, whose translation MWVGYLIQRPEAHSVHHARGLHAYNYGNVPVWDLLFGTFRNPSGFNAEQGFWDGASARVGSMLMGRDVGDPPRSVEQAERSSRFEVGQV comes from the coding sequence GTGTGGGTCGGGTACCTGATTCAGCGACCCGAGGCGCACTCGGTGCACCACGCGCGCGGCTTGCACGCCTACAACTACGGCAACGTGCCGGTTTGGGATCTGCTGTTCGGGACGTTCCGGAATCCGAGCGGGTTCAACGCGGAGCAGGGCTTCTGGGACGGGGCGTCGGCTCGTGTAGGCTCCATGTTGATGGGCCGCGACGTCGGCGACCCGCCGCGCTCAGTGGAGCAAGCCGAGCGGTCGTCGCGCTTCGAGGTCGGGCAGGTCTGA
- a CDS encoding ABC transporter ATP-binding protein, with protein sequence MVVPSVPEAVLEGRDLTKVYRMGEVDVHALSGVDISLFAGELCVLVGASGSGKSTLLNILGGLDVPTSGTVRYRDHDLTDADERLLTQYRREHVGFVFQFYNLIPSLTARENVALVTEIARDPLTPEEALSLVGLGARLDHFPAQLSGGEQQRVAIARAVAKRPDLLLCDEPTGALDYQTGVVVLEVLESVNRELGTTTAVITHNAPVAAMADRVVTLKDGRIAGIGVNAQRVAAKELRW encoded by the coding sequence ATGGTCGTGCCGAGCGTCCCAGAAGCCGTCCTCGAAGGCCGAGACCTGACCAAGGTCTACCGGATGGGAGAGGTGGACGTGCACGCCCTCTCGGGCGTCGACATCAGTCTCTTCGCTGGCGAGCTGTGTGTGCTCGTCGGTGCTTCGGGCAGCGGCAAGAGCACCTTGCTCAACATCCTCGGCGGGCTCGACGTCCCGACCAGCGGGACCGTGCGCTATCGCGATCACGATCTCACTGACGCCGACGAACGACTGCTGACCCAGTATCGGCGTGAGCACGTCGGCTTCGTGTTCCAGTTCTACAACCTCATCCCGAGCTTGACGGCCCGAGAGAACGTGGCGCTGGTCACCGAGATCGCGCGCGACCCGCTCACACCCGAGGAGGCCCTCTCCCTGGTGGGCCTCGGCGCGCGCCTCGACCATTTTCCGGCGCAGCTCTCGGGTGGAGAGCAGCAGCGAGTTGCGATCGCACGCGCGGTGGCCAAACGGCCCGATCTGCTGCTCTGCGACGAGCCCACCGGAGCGCTCGACTACCAGACCGGTGTCGTGGTGCTCGAGGTGCTGGAGAGCGTGAACCGAGAGCTCGGGACCACGACCGCGGTCATCACCCACAACGCCCCGGTCGCAGCCATGGCCGATCGGGTGGTCACTCTGAAGGACGGACGCATCGCGGGCATCGGCGTGAATGCCCAGCGCGTGGCGGCGAAGGAGCTGCGATGGTGA